The Streptomyces sp. cg36 genomic interval GGGGATGCGGGGCGTCTTCGCGGGGCGGCTGCGGGGCGCCCACCAGGTGGAGTCGCTGGTCGCCAATCTGATCTCCGTCAACCGCCGCTACAAGGCGCACGCCGGGCTGCGCGTGACCGACGTGTAGCTGCGGCCGGGGCATGGGGGACACTGGACGGGCATCAGTGCCGTACCCGGACAGGAGCCGACCCCCATGCCCCGCCTCGCTCTGTACGCCCTCGTCGTCTGCGCCCTCTCGGTCGCCGCGGCCGTGGTCTCCTTCGTCGAGGGCAACTGGACCGGTGTCGTCTGGATCCTGCTCGCCGGGCTCTCCTCCAACATGGCCTGGTACTACCTGCGCAGGGCCAGGGCGGAGCGGGCGGCCGGCGTCAGCCGGTGATCAGCGACGGGATGTCCGGGGTGCCCTGCCAGAAGCGGTAGAGGCGCTGGCCCCAGTAGGTGTCCCACTCGGTGACGCCGAGGCCGCGCAGGATCGAGTGGATGGCGTCGAAGAACACGTCGTTCACCGACGGCAGCCACAGGACCGCGAAGACCGCGAGCAGCCCGAAGGGCGCGAACGGCTCGATCTGGCGGCGCACCGAGTGCGAGAGCCAGGGCTCGATCACCCCGTACCCGTCGAGGCCCGGGACCGGCAGGAAGTTCAGGATCGCCGCCGTGACCTGGAGCAGCGCCAGGAACGCCAGCGCGTAACGGAACCCGGCCGGGACGCCGTCCAGCGCGTGCAGCCAGAACGGGGCCGTGCACACCACGGCGAACAGCGCGTTGGTGAGCGGGCCCGCCGCCGAGATCAGGCTGTGCTTCCAGCGGCCCCGGATCCGGCCGCGCTCGATGAAGACCGCGCCGCCGGGCAGACCGATGCCGCCCATGATCACGAAGATGACGGGCAGCACGATCGACAGCATCGCGTGCGTGTACTTCAGCGGGTTGAGCGTGAGGTAGCCCTTGGCGCCCACCGTGATGTCCCCGCCGTGCAGCGCGGTGCGGGCGTGCGCGTACTCGTGCAGGCACAGGGAGACGATCCAGGCGCCGGTCACGAAGAGGAAGACGGCGAAGCCCGGAGCGCTGGAGAAGCCCGTCCACACCGCCCACCCGGCGACCGCCGTGACGGCGACGATCCCCAGGAAGACCGGGCTGATCCTCCGGTCGCTGCGGCGCGAGGTGGCGGTGGCCATGAACGGGGCTCCCGGGGTGGAGGTGCGCGGTCGGACGGGCCCGACCGTACAGGTGTTACCCCCGCAACGTCCGGCCATCCCGTCCGAGTTCCACCGCCGGTCACCGTCTCTTGGGCGGCTGTTGGCCGGAGCCGGTGACCGGTGGGCGGCGCCGCCGCGGGCGTCACGGAGAATGGACGGGTGCGCTACCGGATTATCGGCACCACCCAGCTGTTGAACCCCGAAGGAACGGCGGTCGCCGTGGGCGGGGCGCGGCTGCGCGCCCTGCTGACCGTGCTCGCCCTGCGCCCCGGCCGTACGGTCCCGGCGGCCCTGCTCGTCGACGAGGTGTGGAACGGCGCGCCGCCCGCGGACGCCGCGGGCGCGCTCCAGGCGCTGGTCGGACGGCTGCGCCGGGCCGTCGGGCACCGGGCGGTCGCCTCGGTGGAGGGCGGTGGCTACCGGCTGGCCGCCGAGCCCGACGACATCGACCTCTACCGCTTCGAGCGGCTCGCCCAGGAAGGCGCGCGCGCCCTGGACCAGGGCGACCCGGCCAAGGCGCTCGGGCTGCTCGACGACGCGCTGGCGCTGTGGGGCGGGCCGGTCCTGGCCGATCTGCCGGACCGCGCCGCCGAGGCGGCCCGCTGGGAGGCCCGCCGCCTGGACGCCCGCCGGGCCCGGTCCGGCGCCGCCCTCGCGCTCGGCCGCGCCGAGGAGGTGCTGCCCGAGCTCGGCGCGCTCTCCACCGGGCACCCGCTGGACGAGCCGCTGCACGCGCTGCGCATCCGCGCCCTGCGCGCGGCGGGCCGCCCGGCCGAGGCGCTCGCCGCGTACGAGGAGGCGCGCCGCACCCTCGCCGACCGCCTCGGCATCGATCCGGGCCCGGAACTGCGCGCCCTGCACGCGGAGTTGCTGCGGACCCCGGCCGAGCCCGCCCCGCGCCCCGCACCCGTCGCGCCCGCCGGGGAAGGGGCCGTGCGCCCCGCGCCGCCCCCCGCGCCGCCCGGGAACCTGCGGGCCCGCCTCACCTCCTTCGTGGGGCGCGAGGCCGACATCGGGGCCATCCGGGACGACCTGGGCCGCGCGCGGCTGGTGACCCTGCTCGGGCCGGGCGGCGCGGGCAAGACACGGCTCTC includes:
- a CDS encoding site-2 protease family protein yields the protein MATATSRRSDRRISPVFLGIVAVTAVAGWAVWTGFSSAPGFAVFLFVTGAWIVSLCLHEYAHARTALHGGDITVGAKGYLTLNPLKYTHAMLSIVLPVIFVIMGGIGLPGGAVFIERGRIRGRWKHSLISAAGPLTNALFAVVCTAPFWLHALDGVPAGFRYALAFLALLQVTAAILNFLPVPGLDGYGVIEPWLSHSVRRQIEPFAPFGLLAVFAVLWLPSVNDVFFDAIHSILRGLGVTEWDTYWGQRLYRFWQGTPDIPSLITG